CGTAACGCTGTCAACGAAGCAGCATGGGAATACATGCCCTGCACAGAAGGCGGAGAACTCCCAAAATGGGTAGTGCTCATCATTGCCATCGTCGGAATGATCCTCGTATTTGCGCCGACAACCATCTCTCTTCTACAGAAAAAAACAGAAGCCGCCGAACTAGCCGCAGCTGAAGAACAGCAAGACGAAGATCCGGAACCTCCCCGGAACTATCCAGAACCCTCCCCCGAGATCCAGCCGGTCGAAATGCAGCCAGCCAACCAAACCCCCGAAACTGCAATAGTTGGATTATGACATTTGCCGAAACAGTCGCCCCATCCTTATCCGGACATGTCCTTGTCGCCGCTCCAACTGGTGGCGGCAAATCCTACCTCGTCGGGGCCCTCATCGAACAACTCGACCACGCCAAAAAACCGTATGTCATCCTCGATACCAAAAGCCAGAACCATATCGGGCTTTGGGTCGGCAAAAACCGACTCAAAAAACTCCATCTTTTTCGTTGTTTCCCCGACACGGATCTCACCATCGACGACTACAAAAAAATGCTTCGGGAAAATCCCCGTCTCCTCTGCATACCCACTACCGACACCGAAATAGATCATCTCATCGAAGAATACAAAAAAATCCTCAAAGCAGTCCAAAACCTGAAACTGCCCAGGCACGTCATAGTTGAGGAAACACACCATTACTGCAGATCTCCGCAAAAGGCCATACCTGAAATCGAATGGATCGTCAGAGAAGGCCGCGGATATAAAATCTGGCTCTGGTCCATCACTCAACGGATCCAAAGCTTTCCCAAAGATGTCTGGGCTAACGGCATGTGGACATATATCATGCACATGCGGATCCGTCACGATGTAGATTATTTTGATGACGCTCTACCCGATGGAGAAGACTTCCGGATCGTGAACGAAGAGCTCAAACTGCATGATGTACTGCAGCTCGACCAAATCAGCGGGAAATATCAGATCATCAAAGCCGCTGAAGTAACCCGTAAAACTCAACACTTTGGATAAATATGAAATATATTACACTTTTTGTTAAAGAAAATCCCGATAACTGCCCTATGAAAGATGGCAGCATCTTATATGCTAAATGTCAATATGATCAATCAATCGACTGCACCGCTGCAGACGGGATGAGGTAAGAAAAAATGACACAGGAAAAGCGTAAACTCTACGACAAAATAAGCATCTCCGGAGATGTATTATACGCTTTGGACGTGC
This sequence is a window from Desulfobacterales bacterium. Protein-coding genes within it:
- a CDS encoding DUF87 domain-containing protein, with amino-acid sequence MTFAETVAPSLSGHVLVAAPTGGGKSYLVGALIEQLDHAKKPYVILDTKSQNHIGLWVGKNRLKKLHLFRCFPDTDLTIDDYKKMLRENPRLLCIPTTDTEIDHLIEEYKKILKAVQNLKLPRHVIVEETHHYCRSPQKAIPEIEWIVREGRGYKIWLWSITQRIQSFPKDVWANGMWTYIMHMRIRHDVDYFDDALPDGEDFRIVNEELKLHDVLQLDQISGKYQIIKAAEVTRKTQHFG